CCATCGCCCGCATGACCGAAAACGTATGCCAAGAGTTTTTTAACCGTATCTTTGATAAAACCCACCATCTCGCTATACCTCGAAAGAGGCACTGCTACATCTTTTGAATAAGACGATTTTATCCGGCTATAATTCAATCTGCAAGCCGTCATATGCCAGATCAATTTGAAGAGGATGGGACTCTTCTGCATGAATGGCTAAATACCTTCGGGTGTTCTCTAAAAATTGGTCAAGCTTCTCATCCTCAAAGGTAGGCTCATTGTGAAAGATACAGAGGCGTTTCACTTTTGCTTTTACGCTCAACTCAACAGCTATGATATTACTCGAATGTCCCCAGTTTTCTTTCGCATCTATAGCTTCCTCCAATTCATATTGAGCATCAAAGATAAGCAAATCGGCATCTCTGAAAAAATCCAGAAAAACATAATCCTCATTATCAACCTCACCTTTGTGTTCACAATCCGTGGAATAAACTATGCTTTTCCTATCCTTCTCAAATCTATAACCATAAGAGTCTCCAGGATGATTCTGTTTC
This genomic interval from Pseudomonadota bacterium contains the following:
- a CDS encoding MBL fold metallo-hydrolase translates to KQNHPGDSYGYRFEKDRKSIVYSTDCEHKGEVDNEDYVFLDFFRDADLLIFDAQYELEEAIDAKENWGHSSNIIAVELSVKAKVKRLCIFHNEPTFEDEKLDQFLENTRRYLAIHAEESHPLQIDLAYDGLQIEL